A region of the Electrophorus electricus isolate fEleEle1 chromosome 7, fEleEle1.pri, whole genome shotgun sequence genome:
AGTCCATTTGTCCTCAGAATGGGGGGCTTAATGGCATATCAAACAGCAATCTAGCATTGCCAGGGTAGCTCGTTTTGATAACTCTAGAATGTTACCACAACTTGTGCTTCTACTATACAAAAGCCACTGGCTTGAGAGTCCATCGTGACGGTCCTCAGCGGAGTCCTCCCGTGGGCTGGACTCACCTGCACTATGTCCAGCACCATGCCTGCTGAGACGGTGCCGAACCCCGCCAGCAGGAAGGGCACAAGGATCTGGAGCGCCATGGACAGTGGCGACTCCTTCGGCATGTTCCGCTGGCCttcctcctcactctcctcttcctcactggtTTCCTCGCCCGACAGCCGGCCTTCGGGCAGCATGGGCTTGGTCTCTGCGTAGCGGGTGTCGGCAGTGTCGGCGTGGCCGAGGGACACACGACCGGCGCGGTCGGAGAGGCGGCGGGCTTCGCGGTGGAAGCCGTTCTGGTGCGGCTCCGGCTTTGGGCCGCCCATGTCCACCATGGCCAGCCGCTCTTCCTGCAAGGCGCTGTAGCCGGGGGGGACCATAGTGTGGAGCAGGGCCGAGAGGGGCTTCAGGGAGAGTGGGCTCCAGCGCCCTCTACCACCCCCAGCACTCTCAGCCTGCAAGGCCAGGCTAGGGAACGAGGAGCTGAGCGTGGTGCCCCCTACTGTACGGAGAATCATACTGCGAGCAGGGGCTGAGCAGACACATGGCCCTCTGGCAGAGGCGATCAGGAACACTGCTGGACTGAGTCCATAGCCTCCACGTGAATACTGAGCCTGGTTACAAAGCCCTGACCTGGGAccacagagaaggagggagaatgGAAAGCTCACAGCATGTTCTCGGGAAACAGATACAATATGTACACAATACAGTGTAAGCTAATAGGGGAAGACAGGCATTCCTTAATAAGGGTCAGCTGCAAGGCTCCCTTGGTAGAATCACACAGGTGTACAATAACATACTCATGAACACAAACTACTTGTGACTTATGttgatttctatttatttcaaattaaaaaataatattcattattcataaGCAAACAAGAGACTACATTAACAATTCTGGATCTGCAGCTTAGTCTCATAATGCATAAAAGGTTTGCTTTTCAACACAGATTTAAGAATTTAGCCGTCAACCTAAACATATTTTTGGAATACAGGCACCAAGTGACTATTCAGTTTGGTCCATAACTAAGCCTGACGGATACTTGGACACAGTCAGCAATGTGTGAGCATCTATCATTAAGGTAACACTGGGAGAACTCGTAAAGCCTTTAATAAGGACGCGGTTTGAACGGGACTGTGAACGCCTGGGTTACTAGTGCACTTTGTTTTTTGATGttgtctttgttctttttttgatGCATCTTATTTCTTAGTCCTACATTATTGGGGTACATTGTAATAAGCTGACACATGCTTGTTTTTCCCCTAATACCGCATCGCGAAGGAGAGAACCAACACATAAGAGTTATGTAGCAGTTCATCGCTAAAATCCCAGCGCTTCTGCTGATTAAACCTGTTTTACCAAACTAGGAAGCAGTTTTAAGAGCTTTTTCCAACTTCCTGTACATCTAACAGATGCTTGAGATACCAACTCGAATACGCAGGTTCACTCCACATTACTCAAAACAAGATAGTTAGTTAGgttagaaacagaacagaacacgCTTCTCGCATATCGAGGGAAATAAAAGCGGGTTGTTGGCACCTTCTGGGTAATTTTGACCTGCTTACTAGAGCTTTTCAGGTGAAAAGTAAACACGGGCTGGGATACCTGTGCAGAACTAGCTTAGCTTATCTTAGCCAGCTGAGCTGACTAATAACCAGGCTTCGTCTTGCCTTAAACCGCCATTACCAACTGCACTAATGAAACGTATTTCGCtgaaaaaaccaacaaacaataATTGACCGCCCAACCCAACCATTTTACCCACCTAAGAAGACAGCTGTCCCTCCATCAAAACGAAACCTTGTTGATGCTCGACTTTCCAGTCCCTGTCACGTCATCACGTCATCGCAGAGCGGAAGTGCGGCTCTGTAATGCCAATCTTCAGACGTTAGGAGGCGCCCGTGGACGGGCTGAGTTCAGCTAAACGgctcaaaacaacaacaaaaaaatgtaatcgtTTCTCAACACttggaaaggttttttttggaaagtAGAAGTATATATTAGACTcaaaaagaaaatctatttgtatgtttctttttttctatgtgTTAAAATACATTACACTTCATTACCCAGAGTACATTACAGAGTGGTAAATAtattacactacattacccagaataCATTACAGTGTCAAATACATAACACTGCATTACTCAGAATATATTAGAGTGGTAAAATACATTACACTATATTACTCAGAATACATTACAGAGTGTCAAATACATAACATTACATTACTCAGAATACATTAGAGTGGTAAAatacattacactacattacTCAGAATACATTACAGAGTGTCAAATACATAACATTACATTACTCAGAATACATTAGAGTGGTAAAATACATtgcactacattacccagaataCATTACAGAGTGGCAAACATTACACTTCATTACCCAGAATACATTAGAGTggtaaaatacattatattacattacctTATTCAGAATACATTACAGAGTGGTAAAATAtattacactacattacccaaaATGCATTACAGAGTggtaaaatacattatattacattacattacccAGAATACATTACAGAGTGGTAAAatacattacactacattacccagaataCATTACAGAGTGGCAACTCTCTAGAACTTCTTTGGTAGTAGTGTGAAATCTGCAACACTAAAGACACGAAAGAAAATCTAGATTTCCACCCagtataaaaaattaatttgctactcttgagtaaaaaaaaaagactcataTAAACGCAGTATTAAATGTAGTTTTGGGAGCATATGAAATTCACTGGAAAGTTAGTGATTTAGACttatctgaatttaaaaatactcTAAGATTCCCCACGGTTCCGTTCCGTTTATCAGCTAATATCATCAGTCTTCCTCAGACATCCCAGAGCAGCTGTCTGTGTCcaatacatttacagtgtactgAAATGACTGGTCATTGTTTCTCAGGCCACGAAGTCATGGTATACCTCGGCATGCCCGGGGCGCTAAACACATTTACTCCGCTAGATGGCGCAAATTGCAACCAGTGACCATCGTTTTTAACCTTTGACACGGATGTTGTGCTGCTGCTAATACGCACACGTTTACTGTCACAGGGTTTTAGCAAGGAAGGTAAAGAAAAGATggatgaaaagaaaagcaacGCCGAAAACACCTCTCAGGATTTGCTGGTCTGTGGTAACGTAAAAGGTATTGTTCTTACAATAACGAGCTGATATGTCCGTGCAGAGCTACAAAGTGAAGTTGTTGGCTAGatagttagttagctagttagttaactTTAAAGCATTCAAAGAAAagattatgtaaatattatctgtctgtcttagtTACACTACATTATTAAACCTCGACCTACATAGCTGGCTAACCTAGTGGTGCTTGACAAGCCGATTAACGCTTAGAAACATGACTATCAAAACTCTTCGAGTCAAAGGATCGTTTTAGTCATTCATCCCCTCCAAAGTTACCTCCAACTACTTTCAGGAATTCACGACAGGTTCTTACTGAAACCCAAGGGCGCAACCTCACTGCACACCGAAAAAGTTCCGCGAAGTTCTGGTGAgtgttcacattttaaaacgTTTAACCTGCTTCATTAGAAGTGTATTCAGTCTCTCACTTAACCTACCTGTGAGCCGAGCGGGACTGAAATGCCGGATAAAGTTGAACGCAAAAATATATGACCCACTCAGCAACGTTTTATAGTCAACATTTTAGCACTTCGAGTCAGGATATAGGTAAATTCTTGAGTTGTCAgaccaaagggaaaaaaatacttTCTGGGTTATACAAAACAGCATATACTAAAGTACTTAAAAACTATACTAGGTATAAAGGTTTTATATAATTTAGGGAGTTctattgtttttaaatctgtaaaattGCAAAGTGCTCCATGTATGGTTAGGCTAGGATCTGATCACTTACAAATTAATCTATAACATAACCAAAGGATGTCCAGATTTCGCCATACTGTATTAAGCTTAGCTGTATGGCCCGAAACAAGCTTTTGTGCCTCAAGAAAATAACTTCCATTCCAAGCCCTGCTTTATGATTTATTATATGGGTTACTATcttgctgtgtctgtgtattagTCTTAGACAGGCTCCATAGTTTCCTACCTCAGATGGCCCTGGCAAACGAGTCTTTAATGCAGCAGATGGAGACGGTTCCTGCAGGTCACTTTGATATCGAGAACATAAAGGAGGCAGAGAAAGTCATCCAGATGGTAAGACCTTCTCAAGTGACTGGAGTGAAACATATTTCATAGAATGCTGTCAAGAAACAGAGAACCTCTAACATGCTGCTACAGTAtcacagtaaaatgtatttttgccaTGCATGACCCTAATTGACAATAGCAAGTTGTAGTCCAtcacattctctctgttcttttgcTTTTGCGACTGGTTGGTGTTTTTTGGTAGTTTTTGTTGTCTAAAATTACCAACAGTTCCCTCAGCCCCCGCAATACCTGATTGTAGTAAAATCCTTCCTCAGATAGCTGTGGAACGTTTGTCTGGTTCTCCCACTAGGGCTGCGTATAACTGAGTTAATAACAAGTTAAGTCCAGTTCAACTGCTGTCGGCTTGTTCCCGTGCCTTTTCCACCCCTGAGGAAGTGTATTACCCTACAGATCTTAAAACCTCTGCCTTTACCTCCCAGTCTAGTCTGGATCCAGCCACTATCAACCCAATTCTAATCCGCTTCTTCTAGAAGCAAGCTGTAATAAGGGCAGCAGCATCTCAAATGCAGTCTTTCATGACAGTCAGCCTTTTTGGCTCTTTACCATCTGTATTTTGTACAGTGATTAGCACAGAGATAGCCCAACCCTTTCACAAATTGTCAATGATCTTCTCCTTTTTAGTGATTCTTTACTGATTCTTCTCCTTTCAGACATAAGTGCTGCATTTGACATATTAATCCTGATGCACTTAGCTCCTACCAGGGAACTGTTAGCATCACTAGCACAGGGCTTATTTGGTTCATATCCAACAATACTAATAGATTTGGTAAACGCACATTTGCTCTCATGGTGTCATGCTCCTCcttaataaaactgaaatgttacTCATTGGCCTAAAGTCTACAATGTGAAACGTTTTTGACTTCACTTATATGGTGCGATTTGTGAAGCCCTCGACAGTAGTCCGTAACCCAGGAATATTTTTTGATTCTCTTTGATTTGTTCCATTGGCGCTGCAAATGTGTCCTTGTCAGCAGTGGGACAACCTCGCTTATCAGTCAGGacctggaggtcccacaggatcttagcctcGTTCTCCACTACTCTTCCTTCCCCTTTGTCTTTTGAAGCCTGCTACTAGCAGGATTATCTCACAGGCTCCGTTGCACTGTCTGCATCTTGAGTGTTGTTTGGTGTGAGGTGTCCCTGCTTCAGTTGACCAAGTACTTCGGCTTTGATCTTGTGCTGCCCTTCTGTCCTGCCTTCTCCAGACATTGGTAGGATTGTCTTATGTCAGCCACCTCTGCTGCTTCCATGGCGACCACGTCCCCCATCTGACTGCGTCActccctcatcagctcatccttgggggACATTGCTTGGctgtattcatggatgtttcatGTCCCCGGACAGCGGATCTTACACTTTgtaggccccgccccctccttcCTTTAGCTGCTGTTCAGCCTTTGGATGTTGGATCTTGGGTGGAGTGCCCGATGCAATGTGAGGAGCTTTCTGGTCTTGACATTGGCAGTTTTCAGCTCTTCTTTTGGCCAGCTCATTGTGCCTGCTGGGTATCTGATTGCTGTTTATTGCTATTTATGTTTATCTTTATGGCATGGCTCTTGAGGACCCGTCTCACCTTGTGGATGTACTTGGATGTTGCCGTCCTTCACGTTTCTGCCTCATAATTCCCGTGTAACTGGAGAATCCCTTGGTATTTGTAGATGTCTTCCGTTATCTTCTGATAGCTCAATTCCTTCTGTCCTAATtccttctgttcctctttttaTTATCTGCTGTCCACACCTCTTCAGCCTGAATGACATTACACTGGCCTTGCTGTAAAGTTTGGTCAGGTGGATCAGTGAGATGTCATCCATCTTCAGGAGGCTGATGGTAGTTCTGTTCCTGAATCTTTACCTTCGCTCATTTTTCTCGATCTGGCTGATAGTACTCAAGCCTGTGCAGAACAGTAGTGTGGACAGTGCGTCTCCTTGGTATGTATCCCACTTTATGGCCAATTGGACTGTCTTCAAGTATATTTCTAGTGTTGTTCTCCAGTGTTCATCATCATTGTCTTAGTTTTACTGCAAGATGCATATCACTGGAGAAATTGCCCAGTTGTAATAGTAAAAtcacctagctagctatgtagcaGTGATGTTTTAACAATGCTATTTGGTCCTAACACTAATGTGATTAGGTAAAGGACAAAGTTGACATTTGGCTCATTTATCATTGACCTTCTGATAAAGACCTctcgtgtctgtgtgcgtcctaaacaggatgtttctctggtggagctggaggactCGGACAGCAGCGAGGACGAAGACTCAACCGAGGACGACAGCACAGATGAAGACACCGTTACTGAAGAAACTCTCAGACTACCTGGCAACAGAAGGAGGAAGGCCAACATCCAGGTGgtagaaaaagagggagaaggagaggacagTCCCACGCAGCAGAGTGACAGACGGTGAATTCTGCTCTTGTACGAGATCCATTTTGTAGTGATCAGACCTTAAATACCACTCGCACTGAGTTCCTAAGAAATACTGTCCTGCAGAAGACAGTTTTGAAGTAGAGGTTGTTATTAATATTGACTGACACGTTGCCAAATGGCATGTGAGCATTGCTAGAAGCTGAGGGTCAGGTGCTGTCAACACAGCCTGTTTTGCTATGTATTGGATAATGTTTGTTTTGCCAAggagttttctttctttttaaatttttttttgtgaagtaTATTACTGTATTCTGATATATGGTTGAGTGGTATTTGTGTGCCATGTCTAAACTGCAACCATTCACTTTAACTGTTTCAAAATTGTTGTAAAAAATTTGTTATaaagttatttaaaattcacaacaAATCATACTGGCCAATTTGTTCATAACCATAACAAATATGTGTACCATCAAGTTTagttttaacattattaacaagTTGGAGAAATGTAAGATGGAAATCTGTCATGACTCCAAATTTCTAACAGAAAACCAGACAGATTTTGTAATGGCCTGGGAATGGAGCAATGCTAATCTAACAGGGAAACCACATACACTCGGAACACAGACCAGAATGATCACGAACAGGAGCACTTTATTCACACATTACAGACATTTATATact
Encoded here:
- the c7h12orf45 gene encoding uncharacterized protein C12orf45 homolog encodes the protein MDEKKSNAENTSQDLLVCGNVKGIHDRFLLKPKGATSLHTEKVPRSSVLDRLHSFLPQMALANESLMQQMETVPAGHFDIENIKEAEKVIQMDVSLVELEDSDSSEDEDSTEDDSTDEDTVTEETLRLPGNRRRKANIQVVEKEGEGEDSPTQQSDRR